TCTCGACGTCCAGCATTTATGGGCATGCGCCCGACTGCGCACAGCCGCACGCGGTCAACCAGCGCCGCGGCAGCCCAATGCCGGCGTCAGACATCGATGACGCGGGTTACGTTTGGGGTCATTCCGCCGAGGCGGACCGGGGACACCTTCACCGGAACACCGGATTGTTGAGCTTCGACCATCTGACCGTTGCCGAGGTAGAGCGCCTCGTGTTGGCTGCCGCCAGGCCCCCAGAAGAGCAGATCGCCGCGCCGTGCCTGGGCACGGGGCACCTGACGCCCGGCGGTGTACTGGTCGCCCGACCACCGAGGAAGCAGAATTCCGACCCCCGCGAAGGCGAAGCGAGTCAAGCCTGAGCAGTCGAAGCCGACGGTGCCTGCGCCGCTGTCCACACCCGCGCTTGGCCCGTTGACGTCTCCGCCTCCCCAGGAATACGGCACTCCGAGCTGTGAACCTGCCCGTCGCACAACGTATTCGATCGCCATCGGCCCCTTTGCGCGGACGCTTCGCGGTGCGCCCACTGTCGGCAAGGCGGCGCCCATGAGGAAGCTGCGGCCCAATTCGAGCGTGGTCTCGGTGGCGATCCGGGCGGCCTCCAACGACGCGTTGGCGATAGCCACGGGATCCCCGGGCGCACCCGCGCTGGCCCGGCGCGGCAACGTAGGGTCCCACTGCTCAGGCTGTGCCACTGCATGTACCGGAAAAGCGGCCATCGCCCACGGCGTACCGACCACGCATGCCAGGCGGAGAGCATCACGGCGCCGCACAACGGCAACCTCCACGTCGTTATCGAAGTCGAGTTACTGAATTAATACGTACGTAGCTAGACAGTAGGTTTGGTGCGTCACGGATTGGGTTACGGGGCGCCTC
This region of Mycolicibacterium gilvum genomic DNA includes:
- a CDS encoding NlpC/P60 family protein produces the protein MAAFPVHAVAQPEQWDPTLPRRASAGAPGDPVAIANASLEAARIATETTLELGRSFLMGAALPTVGAPRSVRAKGPMAIEYVVRRAGSQLGVPYSWGGGDVNGPSAGVDSGAGTVGFDCSGLTRFAFAGVGILLPRWSGDQYTAGRQVPRAQARRGDLLFWGPGGSQHEALYLGNGQMVEAQQSGVPVKVSPVRLGGMTPNVTRVIDV